From Alloacidobacterium dinghuense:
GGTTCAGCGGTCAGCTTTTCTTCCTTGGGCTGGCGCTTCTTGGCATGAAGTTTCTTCTTGCAACGAATCGCCTGCGTCTCCGCCTTGTCAAGCGCGGCTCGCAGCGCTGTCTCCATATTGGTTGATTCTGATGCAGCGACAATGTTGTGCAGACGGGTCTTGATGGTCACTTCTGCCATCTGCCTGTATTTTTCAGCTGTCAGAACAATGTGAGCGCCTGTGGTCTTACCCAGGATCTTCGCGATGCGCTCAAGAGACTCTTCAGCGATCGTGCGTAGGGTGCGGGTAACGGTCACCTGCCTGCCTGTGTACTCAACCTGCATGGTGAAAGCTCCCTTCATAAAGAGGTCCCTCGTCAATCTCCGGCGAGGTCAGTGATTGTACATCAACCGCGAACGCGGCGCTGATGGGTGCTTGGAATCCGCATGTCTTCACGATATTTCGCCACGGTTCGGCGGGTTACATCGATGCCTTGAGATTGCAGCATGCTTGCGATCAGATCATCGGTAAGGGGCTTGCGCGGGTCTTCGTCTTCGATGAGCTTCTTAACCTTGCGCTTTAACAACATAAGGGGCGTGCTCGAACCCTCGGGGCCATTGACACCTTCTGAGAAGAAGAAACGAAGTTCATAGACGCCCTGCGGTGTATGCACGTACTTGTTCGATACAGCGCGGCTCACGGTGGAAGGATGCACACCGATCTCTTCCGCGACTTCCTTGATCATCATGGGTTTCATCGCGTCGACTCCCTTTTCCATGAAGTCAACCTGCCGTCGGATGATCGCCTCGCATGTGCGCAGGATCGTATTTTTTCGCTGTTCGATATTGCGCATCAGCTGAATTGCCGAACGATAGCGCTCTTTGACGTAGTCCTTGACTTCCTTCTCTGTGCCATCCTGAGTGATCATCCGGCGATAGCCCTGATTCAGGCGCAAGGTCGGGAGATCTTCTTCATTCATGACTACGACGTATTCGTCGCCCCGTTTCACGAAGGCAACATCCGGCTCAATCAGCCTGGCGTCCGCGCGGTTGTAGCGCTGGCCAGGACGCGGATCGAGTGTGCGGATGAATTCGATTGCCTGTTGCACTTCATCAGGTGATCGGCTGACCGCCTTCGAGACCTCTCGCGGATCTCGCCTTTGCAGCAGAGAAAGATGTTTGTCCACAATACAGCGAGCTGCCTCGAAGATGCTCATCCGGTGCGCTGGACCATTAACATCTTTCGACAAACCGTTGACATGTGCTTCGGCCGCTTCATTCGCTGGCTCTTCGCTCAACAGCGATTCCGCAGCGTCTATTTCGCTCACACCATTGATAGATGGAGAGCGCTTTTGACGTTCGTAAATCAGCTCAAATTCATGTTGCTGAGCCTCAATCTGCACGAGCAAACACTCGCGAAGATCCCTGGTTGCAACGCCGACTGGATCAAGATGCTGCACCACCTTGAGCGCCGCTGCCAAGTGTCCTTTGGCGCGTTCTGTAAGAGCAGCGGGAACGTCCGCGACCTGAATTGGCGCTGAGTCCTGAACTGAATGCCCATTCTCTTGTTCAGGCACCAACTGTTCCCGCAGATATCCTTCAAGCAGCTCTTCGTCCGTTGCCGTTAAATAGCCGTCTTCATTAAGATTGCCGATGATGTATTCCGCGGCATCGCGAATGACGGGGGCAAGACTCAGAGAACCCAGCTGCCAGAAAAGATGATCAGTGAGGGTGCTGGGTTGAGAGAGAAAATTTTCGATCGAAGGCTTTTCCGTGACCTCGAAACTATTTGGCGTACGAAAGCCGGGATCAAGATAATCCTGGAAATAAGATCCGAAGTCAATTTCGTCAAAAGGATCGGTCTTCTCGCGGGCTGCATCCGCCTGCTGCGCCTCAACTGGGCGATCCAGCATCTCCTGACGTCCGGCAACATCATCCAGAAGCGGCACATTTTCTTCAAGCTCTTCAAGGATAGGATTCTCGGCAATCTCCGTTTGAATCATCTCCTTCAGCTCAAGCTTGTTCAGCGCCAGCACGCTGACCATCTGCATCAGGCCAGGCGTCAGGATCTGCCGCTGTGAAACTTTCAAGCTGAGTTTTGGTTGAAGTAGTGCCATTCCTGCCTGCTTACTAGTTGGTAAAACGTTCTGGGGGATTTGCCCTTAGTCTACACGCATCCGCATGCTGTCCAACAGATTCGGAGCACCACTTAAAAAGGCGTAGTTCTCAAGCATGGTGTAAAAGCCACATCTGCTGTTTTAATTGAGAGAGAAACCTTCACCCAGATATACCCTCCGCACCTCTGGATCATTTCCAAGCTGCTCCGGCGTTCCATCGCGGAAGATACGCCCTTCGTTGATGATGTAGGCACGATCCGTAACGGACAGCGTCTCGCGAACGTTATGATCTGTAATTAACACGCCAATTCCGCTCGCTTTCAGGTCGTAGATGATTTCCTGAAGATCGAGTACCGCAATGGGATCAATTCCCGAAAAGGGCTCGTCCAGCAAAATGAAAGAGGGTTGAATACACAGGCAACGGGCGATTTCCACACGACGTCGCTCGCCTCCAGACAGGGCGTAACCTCTTGTTTTGCGAATATGGCCGAGATTGAGCTGGTCGATCAGCTTTTCAGTACGCGCGCGACGCACTTCTGCCGTAAGCGATTGCACTTCAAGAACGGCGAGAATATTTTCTTCGACAGTCAGCTTCCGGAAGACCGAGGGCTCCTGCGGCAGATAGCTGATCCCATACTGACGCGCGCGCAAGTACATCGGCACGCGCGTAATATCGGCGCCATCGGCAAGAATGTGACCTGCATCGGGAGATACGAGGCCAACAATCATGTAAAAACTGGTGGTCTTACCAGCGCCATTCGGACCAAGTAACCCGACGACTTCCCCCTGCGAAATCTCCAGGCTCACACCTCGCACCACCTGGCGGCCTTTGTAAGACTTCCCTATTTCGTCGGTCGAAAGCTTTTGCATCTATCTGTCTGTTTATCTGGGAACGCGCGTCTTTGTGACTGCGGCTGACTGCCCCCCACTCACCTCGACGCTATCATCCTGGTCATCGAAAATCAACGCGGCGCCTGTGGTTGTTCCGCGTGCGACATCTGAAATGTGTGGTGGGTTCGCAGGCGTTCCAGTCAACACATAGTTCCCGGTGGCTGCCGAGTAGACCAACTTCTCGCCTTCGCCCTTCCTGCCCGGCTGCGTCAAGGCAACCTTGCCCTCGGCGATGATCTTTTCAATTTGAGAAGAAGATCCAGCCGGGCCCTGGGCCTTTTGCTGTGTAACCGGTTGAAGGAAGAACTGTGCATGGTCGGAGCGAATTGTGCCATCTGGAGCTACCGCAACAACATCGCCATTGAAATCACCGCGCCTCTCTTTGTCCGAATAAACGAGTGTGCTGCTTTTAACGCGAATAACACCCTGCTGGTGCTTCGACCCTATCGCCGACGCAATCGTCGTGTCGACTGCGTGATCTCTGCTGTCCGAGTCCCCGTGTGCCTGCAGTTTCTGCTGTGTACGCGATAGTTCAATGACCGGGGCTGAAACAGCATTTGCACCTTGCCACATCCGAACTTTTCCGCGAAAAATACTGTCGTCGCTTGCATGTTGTAGATCAGCCTCCGAAGCGACAATATGAACAGGCCCCTCCCCACCAAACATTGAACCCGACTGAGCATTCTGCTGATTGCTCTCGCGAAGATACGTCGCCTTCACATCACCTTTTGCAGCGGCATCGCCGGTATCGCGATGATAGTCAACCAGCTGCGCCGTGAGATCGATTGCACCGTTATTGATCCTGGGACTCCCTGTAAGGTGCAACACTTGATCCGCTGCATGGTATTCAGCGCGCCTGGCGGTGGCTCGTAAGGGAGATTGCGTCTTGGCATCCTTTGCTGGCGTCTGGGTGAGAGAAACATTCCCCTCCTGTACGGCTGTATCGATCTGCGCTGCCTGCAAGGTCGGAGCTGTGCGCGACTTTAAGGGCAAAACGGCCTGGTGTTGTGGCACAAATGTCATGCGAAGCACGTCGCCGGAGCTAGCGCTGATAGATCCATCCTGCGCCTGATCCACAACCTTGGTATGGCCTGCCCCATCCAACTGCTGGATTGCACGGCCATTGCTCAGAGTGGCAAGCAACTGGTCTGCACTGATGGTCGTATTCTGTTCGGGTCCCTTTGATGGAATGGCGCGCAATGTCCCAACTGCATTTCCTTTTGCTAGGACCTTTTGTGCAATAGCTTTTTTGTCCGGTCCGGCTGTGAAATCGATGTCCAACTTCGAGGCTTGCACCTGCCGCGTTGCCGAGCCATGAGGATCGTTGTCAAGGTTGAACTGCTGGTCAACAAAGCTGACCGCATCCCGGAACTGGGCATGGCGAAGAGCCGCATCGGCTCCAAAAGTAATCGTGCCCTCCTCGGAGCTGCCATGCATGCTTTGTGTATCGTTCTTAGAAATGAAATTCACGCCGCCGCCCATGACCGCCTGCGTCGGCTGACTCTTGGCATCCAGAAGAACATTCGCTGTCTGCGAACTGGTCTGCGTTCCATCGTCGAGCACGGTGTGCACATTGCCTTTCGCATCGATGCGTTCCGCCGAACCATCTTCACGAAAGTAGACAACTGCTTGGTCAGCCGTGCTGCGCTCATTGCGGAACTCGGTTTCCGCGTTCAGGAGAAATACCTGCCGTGAATCTCGGAGCATCTGCGCATGGCTGGCTCGCACGCTAGCGGGTTCGCCGTTCGAGCTCGTGGTCAACTCCACCTGCTTATCAAGAACCAGAACACCTTGTTTCGAATCGAAGGTCGCGCCCACCGCCTTGCCCGCAGCCTTAGGGAGTTGAAATTCAAGAGGCTGATTGGTCGTCGCGATCCCCGTCTTCTGGTTGAACACGAGGCCGCTTGCCTTTACA
This genomic window contains:
- the lptB gene encoding LPS export ABC transporter ATP-binding protein; the encoded protein is MQKLSTDEIGKSYKGRQVVRGVSLEISQGEVVGLLGPNGAGKTTSFYMIVGLVSPDAGHILADGADITRVPMYLRARQYGISYLPQEPSVFRKLTVEENILAVLEVQSLTAEVRRARTEKLIDQLNLGHIRKTRGYALSGGERRRVEIARCLCIQPSFILLDEPFSGIDPIAVLDLQEIIYDLKASGIGVLITDHNVRETLSVTDRAYIINEGRIFRDGTPEQLGNDPEVRRVYLGEGFSLN
- a CDS encoding LptA/OstA family protein; this encodes MRITIKRLRWLIVGLACLLIAVLGSFLIYARYRIRHFGKDLPGKLGINIQQTANGFTYSQSEKGHTIFTIHASKLVQFKGNGHAVLHDVAITLFGPPGTNREDHVYGSDFDYDQNNGIASAQGEVQIDLQSPQKPASEQGSEDQVEKRTIHVKASGLVFNQKTGIATTNQPLEFQLPKAAGKAVGATFDSKQGVLVLDKQVELTTSSNGEPASVRASHAQMLRDSRQVFLLNAETEFRNERSTADQAVVYFREDGSAERIDAKGNVHTVLDDGTQTSSQTANVLLDAKSQPTQAVMGGGVNFISKNDTQSMHGSSEEGTITFGADAALRHAQFRDAVSFVDQQFNLDNDPHGSATRQVQASKLDIDFTAGPDKKAIAQKVLAKGNAVGTLRAIPSKGPEQNTTISADQLLATLSNGRAIQQLDGAGHTKVVDQAQDGSISASSGDVLRMTFVPQHQAVLPLKSRTAPTLQAAQIDTAVQEGNVSLTQTPAKDAKTQSPLRATARRAEYHAADQVLHLTGSPRINNGAIDLTAQLVDYHRDTGDAAAKGDVKATYLRESNQQNAQSGSMFGGEGPVHIVASEADLQHASDDSIFRGKVRMWQGANAVSAPVIELSRTQQKLQAHGDSDSRDHAVDTTIASAIGSKHQQGVIRVKSSTLVYSDKERRGDFNGDVVAVAPDGTIRSDHAQFFLQPVTQQKAQGPAGSSSQIEKIIAEGKVALTQPGRKGEGEKLVYSAATGNYVLTGTPANPPHISDVARGTTTGAALIFDDQDDSVEVSGGQSAAVTKTRVPR
- a CDS encoding RNA polymerase factor sigma-54; amino-acid sequence: MALLQPKLSLKVSQRQILTPGLMQMVSVLALNKLELKEMIQTEIAENPILEELEENVPLLDDVAGRQEMLDRPVEAQQADAAREKTDPFDEIDFGSYFQDYLDPGFRTPNSFEVTEKPSIENFLSQPSTLTDHLFWQLGSLSLAPVIRDAAEYIIGNLNEDGYLTATDEELLEGYLREQLVPEQENGHSVQDSAPIQVADVPAALTERAKGHLAAALKVVQHLDPVGVATRDLRECLLVQIEAQQHEFELIYERQKRSPSINGVSEIDAAESLLSEEPANEAAEAHVNGLSKDVNGPAHRMSIFEAARCIVDKHLSLLQRRDPREVSKAVSRSPDEVQQAIEFIRTLDPRPGQRYNRADARLIEPDVAFVKRGDEYVVVMNEEDLPTLRLNQGYRRMITQDGTEKEVKDYVKERYRSAIQLMRNIEQRKNTILRTCEAIIRRQVDFMEKGVDAMKPMMIKEVAEEIGVHPSTVSRAVSNKYVHTPQGVYELRFFFSEGVNGPEGSSTPLMLLKRKVKKLIEDEDPRKPLTDDLIASMLQSQGIDVTRRTVAKYREDMRIPSTHQRRVRG
- the hpf gene encoding ribosome hibernation-promoting factor, HPF/YfiA family; its protein translation is MKGAFTMQVEYTGRQVTVTRTLRTIAEESLERIAKILGKTTGAHIVLTAEKYRQMAEVTIKTRLHNIVAASESTNMETALRAALDKAETQAIRCKKKLHAKKRQPKEEKLTAEPSLARPKRAATRPAALKENTAQPKAAEKKANGHGRSKQVLPVTVHSFPAKVPIQEPHIVRSADSVALRPMTLEEAVKEAEFRDREVFVFRDHQGNVKVLHRKRDGKMELIEAP